From one Lolium rigidum isolate FL_2022 chromosome 4, APGP_CSIRO_Lrig_0.1, whole genome shotgun sequence genomic stretch:
- the LOC124647659 gene encoding uncharacterized protein LOC124647659, which yields MTSAKRRMVVAPSIGSSMLPDELMTEVLMRLPVKSILRFRAVCRSWAAALSSEDFCSLHMAKAEAEAAVAPPKLIFISPTPSFDSTRVYSGSSSDPSDGLLFALNGVRGDFADMSPAPCRGLTLLHDLVAPAYYVFNAATRAVTRLPPCQHAVSSTAGLGFDASTKEYKVVRLSSGNSDKKQRIKCEVYVIGGEHGDRWRPAAGGVPFRFCNFASAAVATVRWSKRKQRPVFAHGFLHWLIYPATLLRRPRAAVLSFSLQDETFKWIRSPPFEVSLSGVHLVELSGHLCMVRDLRPHGTILEIWKMKDYISGDWSLQHSIDLLQHVERDLIDPQIIRVIGSIGDYMSGEKVILVTSKRKAITYDPVSGILKTILSIRETSSPYETDKCTPRVCLFQQSLAPVHKTSEEIALLSPLAKAIKEVLIRLPGDFVVQLKLVSKQWLRLIGSESFLGSYYAHNNMDRRPKIMLVGNGAGGLGFSFAPLKKLLRGAPPGQGTWLKTNVVCSKPCHGMNLISTEMEDYLCNPSTGYHRSFRTRVSLYNVPDHVLEMMRGNPCTSEKHAFAVGNKNSGLGFNPLTQEHVVVQTLYHLKDFKSREYFLTCSVITHCSGQDQFEPPLPLNAMPPAYLSGVLYWMSEPRLGQSYKRAVVSFDIPTQTFSIIPCPPCIAMWNDASPCQAFVVELEGTLCVVLADPVADELDIWKLEHDRWDRAYKVYLDGWLGYRCNSLGVNVVTLLAVDPKDGRILLNAGMKLGLYDPVRRTIENLYDLDEVLRLQQQHTFFDELPYTQGKHCSPQVHRTVVHKAQGFTLSGITSSVQYGNKTRHFIVEHDASMSPREGAVKGVEPKIHQIPPSSCAEC from the exons ATGACGAGCGCCAAGAGAAGGATGGTCGTGGCACCATCGATCGGTTCGTCGATGCTGCCGGACGAGCTGATGACGGAGGTGCTCATGCGGCTGCCGGTCAAATCCATCCTCCGCTTCCGCGCCGTATGCCGGTCCTGGGCCGCGGCACTCTCCTCCGAGGACTTCTGCAGCCTCCACATGGCCAAGGCGGAAGCTGAGGCAGCGGTGGCGCCACCCAAGCTGATATTCATCTCGCCGACACCTTCATTTGACTCCACTCGGGTGTACTCGGGCTCGTCATCGGACCCCAGCGACGGCTTGCTGTTCGCTCTCAATGGCGTGCGCGGCGACTTTGCCGACATGTCGCCTGCGCCGTGCCGGGGGCTCACTCTCTTGCATGACCTGGTGGCTCCAGCCTACTATGTTTTCAACGCCGCCACACGGGCAGTCACCCGGCTGCCGCCTTGCCAACATGCGGTCTCTTCCACTGCTGGTCTCGGGTTCGACGCCAGCACCAAAGAGTACAAGGTGGTGAGGCTGTCTTCCGGGAATTCGGACAAGAAGCAGAGGATCAAGTGTGAGGTGTATGTCATCGGTGGTGAGCACGGGGATCGGTGGCGGCCGGCTGCTGGAGGCGTGCCCTTCAGGTTCTGCAACTTTGCTAGCGCTGCTGTTGCGACTGTAAGGTGGAGCAAACGTAAACAAAGGCCGGTGTTTGCACACGGATTTCTGCATTGGCTTATTTACCCAGCTACTCTGCTCAGAAGGCCAAGAGCTGCTGTCCTATCATTTTCTCTACAGGATGAAACGTTTAAATGGATCCGGTCACCGCCCTTTGAGGTATCACTATCAGGAGTGCACTTGGTGGAGCTTTCTGGCCACTTATGCATGGTCCGGGACCTTCGTCCTCATGGTACCATCCtggagatttggaagatgaaggacTACATCTCCGGTGATTGGTCACTGCAACATAGCATTGACTTGCTACAGCACGTGGAAAGAGATCTGATCGATCCGCAGATTATTAGAGTTATTGGTTCTATTGGAGATTACATGTCAGGGGAGAAGGTAATCCTGGTCACGTCCAAACGCAAGGCGATTACCTACGATCCAGTGTCCGGAATTCTGAAAACCATTCTTTCAATAAGAGAAACTTCTTCACCTTATGAGACTGACAAATGTACTCCTAGAGTCTGTTTATTTCAACAGAGTCTTGCTCCAGTTCATAAAACCAGTGAAGAGATTGCCTTGTTGTCTCCGCTGGCTAAAGCAATTAAGGAGGTCCTGATCCGACTCCCGGGTGATTTTGTCGTGCAGCTCAAACTTGTCAGCAAGCAGTGGCTTAGATTGATTGGGAGTGAAAGCTTCCTCGGCTCTTACTATGCCCACAACAACATGGACAGGAGGCCAAAGATCATGCTGGTGGGCAATGGCGCTGGAGGCTTGGGTTTCAGCTTTGCTCCTTTGAAGAAATTACTTCGAGGGGCTCCTCCTGGTCAAGGTACATGGCTTAAAACAAATGTTGTTTGTTCCAAGCCTTGTCATGGTATGAACCTCATAAGTACTGAGATGGAGGACTACTTGTGCAACCCTTCCACCGGTTACCACCGTAGTTTCCGCACTCGAGTGTCGCTATACAATGTACCTGACCATGTACTCGAGATGATGCGTGGAAATCCCTGTACATCGGAAAAACATGCTTTTGCAGTTGGCAACAAGAATTCTGGCCTGGGGTTCAATCCGTTGACGCAAGAGCATGTCGTTGTTCAAACTTTGTATCACTTGAAGGACTTCAAATCTCGTGAGTATTTTCTCACATGCTCAGTTATTACCCATTGCTCAGGGCAAGACCAGTTTGAACCGCCCCTGCCCTTGAATGCCATGCCACCAGCCTATCTCTCAGGAGTTCTATACTGGATGAGTGAACCTAGGTTGGGTCAGAGTTACAAGAGGGCTGTTGTGTCATTTGATATTCCAACACAGACGTTTTCTATCATCCCTTGCCCTCCCTGTATCGCTATGTGGAACGACGCAAGTCCTTGTCAAGCATTCGTGGTAGAGCTTGAGGGAACATTGTGTGTTGTCCTTGCAGATCCAGTTGCAGATGAATTAGATATTTGGAAGCTGGAGCATGATCGATGGGATAGAGCATATAAAGTATATCTGGATGGCTGGTTAGGCTATAGGTGCAATTCCCTTGGAGTAAATGTTGTGACGTTGTTAGCTGTTGATCCCAAAGATGGAAGAATCTTGCTCAATGCAGGGATGAAGCTTGGTCTTTATGATCCAGTGAGGCGCACAATTGAGAACTTGTACGATCTTGACGAGGTGCTGCGTTTACAGCAACAGCACACATTCTTCGATGAGTTACCATATACACAAGGGAAGCATTGCTCACCTCAG GTTCACCGTACTGTGGTACATAAGGCACAGGGTTTCACTCTTTCTGGTATTACAAGTTCAGTTCAGTATGGCAACAAGACACGCCATTTTATTGTGGAGCACGACGCCTCAATGTCCCCACGAGAAGGGGCAGTGAAAGGAGTCGAACCAAAAATTCATCAGATCCCACCGAGTTCATGTGCGGAGTGTTAG
- the LOC124706054 gene encoding malate dehydrogenase 1, mitochondrial-like, with translation MMRPSLLRTAAQHLRRRDYSSAAAAAQPDRKVAILGAAGGIGQPLALLMKLNPLVSALSLYDIAGTPGVAADVSHINTPALVKGFMADDQLAEALQGADVVIIPAGVPRKPGMTRDDLFKINAGIVKGLCTAIAKHCPNALVNMISNPVNSTVPIAAEVFKKAGTFDEKKLFGVTTLDVVRAKTFYAGKANVPVTGVNVPVVGGHAGVTILPLFSQATPASNALSHEDLKALTKRTQDGGTEVVEAKAGKGSATLSMAYAGAVFGDACLKGLNGVPDIVECSFVQSTVTELPFFASKVRLGKNGVEEVIGLGELSAFEKEGLESLKGELLSSIEKGIKFAQES, from the exons ATGATGAGGCCGTCGCTGCTGAGGACCGCGGCGCAGCACCTGCGCCGCCGCGActactcctccgccgccgccgccgcgcagccgGACCGGAAGGTGGCCATCCTCGGCGCGGCCGGCGGCATCGGCCAGCCGCTCGCGCTCCTCATGAAGCTCAACCCGCTCGTCTCCGCCCTCTCCCTCTACGACATCGCCGGCACCCCCGGCGTCGCCGCCGACGTCTCCCACATCAACACCCCCGCCCTG GTGAAGGGGTTCATGGCGGACGACCAGCTGGCGGAGGCGCTGCAGGGCGCCGACGTGGTCATCATCCCCGCCGGCGTGCCCAGGAAGCCCGGCATGACCAGGGACGACCTCTTCAAGATCAACGCAGGCATCGTCAAGGGCCTCTGCACCGCCATCGCCAAGCACTGCCCCAAC GCTCTCGTCAATATGATTAGCAACCCTGTCAACTCGACTGTGCCGATCGCAGCTGAGGTGTTCAAGAAGGCTGGTACTTTTGACGAGAAGAAGCTGTTTGGTGTCACCACCCTTGATGTTGTTCGTGCTAAAACTTTCTACGCTGGGAAGGCAAACGTGCCCGTCACTG GGGTGAATGTTCCTGTTGTTGGTGGCCATGCTGGTGTTACTATCCTGCCACTGTTCTCACAG GCTACTCCTGCAAGTAATGCATTGTCTCATGAGGACCTTAAGGCCCTCACCAAGAGGACACAAGATGGTGGGACGGAAGTTGTTGAAGCAAAGGCTGGAAAGGGCTCAGCAACATTGTCGATGGC ATATGCTGGTGCAGTTTTTGGAGATGCATGCTTGAAGGGGCTCAATGGAGTTCCTGACATTGTAGAGTGCTCCTTTGTGCAATCAACCGTAACAGAGCTGCCATTCTTTGCCTCCAAG GTAAGGCTTGGCAAGAACGGAGTGGAGGAAGTGATTGGGCTAGGCGAGCTGTCTGCCTTCGAGAAGGAGGGTCTGGAGAGCCTCAAGGGCGAGCTGTTGTCCTCCATCGAGAAGGGTATCAAGTTCGCGCAGGAGAGCTAG